In Anaerolineae bacterium, the DNA window GGCAGGCTTCAGAGCCTGTCTAAAAAGCCTAACATGTCATTTCGAGCGTAGCGAGAAATCCCTACGCGTGAAGTTTTTCAGCGAGATTCCAGGGATTTCTCGACCTATGGCCTCGAAATGACATGCTTTTCAGACAGCTTTTCAGGGTTATTAGTTTTCTTCGCCTCGCACCACCGGGGCCAGCAGTTGGTCCACCGGCGCGTATTCGTCGGTGAGTTTGACCACGCGCCCGGCGTTCAGCACAGCTTCAAGTTCTGGGGCGGCGAGCATTTGGCGGGCCAACAGGGCTTCGCCATCGCCCGCGTCAATGTTTTTCAGGGTAGCCAGGTTCAAGGGGGTGTCACCGGCAATTAACACGTAGGTACAACGCGGCGATTCGCGCCACGCGCGCAGCGTGGGGGCCAGGTAAACGTAGGCAAAGGTTTGCCGCAAGGTGTGGGTGTAAGCCCGCAAAAAATTGCCCTGCACCCCGTCAATAATGTTGACCACGTACAGGCCGCCGTCGGCCAGCCAGCCCCGGACATTCTGGTTGAACTCCTGGGTGGTGAGGTGATAGGGCACGGAAAAGTCGTTAAAGGCATCGCCCATAATGAGGTAGTAGGTTGGGGTGGGTTTTTTGGCCAAGAACAAACGCGCGTCCTGGTTGTAGGTGACAATGTTCGTCTCCCGGCTCAAACCCAGCAAATCATGCGCAATTTGGGTGACGCCGGGATCAATCTCAATCACGTCAAGCCGGCTATCAGGATAAAGGGCCTCCATATAACGGGGGAAGGTGTAGCCGCCCCCGCCAATAAAAAGGGCGCGCAACGGCGTATGGTGTTGGGCCTGGTAGGCCGTGATCTCGGCGTACATTTTCTCGTAGCTGTAAACCAGTTTGGTGGGGTTATCCAAAGAGGTGTAACTATGCACCAGCCGGTCTAAAATCAACACCCGCACGGTCTCATTGTCTCGTTTTTCTTCTTGTACTTTGATACAAAAGTAATTGGTTTCGCGAGTGCAGGGGCTGCCCACCCCCCCCTGGTTAAAGAGCAGCGCCGATCCAGCCGCAATCATGAGCAGGGCGATGAGGAAGAGTCGCCAGCGGTTTCCCCAACCCAAAAGTAAACCCATCACCAAAAGCAGCACGGCCACGCCCCACACAATGGGGTAGGTGCCAAACCAGGAGATGAGCACAAAACCGGTGGCAAACGTGCCCACAATACTGCCCAGCGCGCCGAATGCGTAAATTTTGCCCACCACGCTGCCGGTTTTAGACAGGTCTCGCACGGCCAGTTTGGCCACAATGGGCGACACCGTTCCCAAAATGACACAGGGCAGAAAGAACAACACGGTGGTCAGCACCAGGATATTAATGATGATGGATTGGCCCAGCAGGAGATCACTCCATTGATCGGCCAGAAGAACGCCAAAACAAGAAAGACCGGCCACAAGGAAAATACCGCCCAAAAAGGGCAGAGAGGCCCAACGGTCGGCCAGTCGCCCGCCGCCGTAGTTTCCCAGGCTGATACCGGCCAGCACAATGCCAATAATGGTGGTCCAGGTGTATAACGACACTCCCACGTAGGGGGCCACAATCCGGCCGGCCACCAGTTCCAGAATCATAATGCAGGCGCTAGAAATAAAAACAATCAGGTTTGGCTGCCAGAGACAGGCTGGCAGAGATGAAACACTTGAGGCTGAGGCAGAAACGCCTGGGGGAGTTGGAGAAGTGTTGGTGGAACTCAAGAGTTGCTCCGTTTTTTATGGCTACCCAAACTTGCGGACAAAATTGGCCATCCGCTCCAGGGCCTTTTCAATCTTCTCGTAAGAGGTGGCGTAAGAACAACGCACGTAACCCGCCCCGCCAATGCCAAAAGCCCGGCCCGGGATTACGGCCACGCGCTCTTCGTCCAGCAGCCGTTCGGCAAATTCGGCGTCGTCCATGCCGGAGCCGCGCACCGAGGGAAAAGCGTAAAACGCGCCGCGCGGCTCAAAACATTTCAGGCCAATGCTGTTGAGGCCGTCCACAATCAAACGGCGGCGGCGGTCGTAACGCTGGCGCATTTCTTCAATTGCTTCTTCGCCCTGTTCCAGGGCCACCATGGCTGCATCCTGGGCCATGGTGGGCGCGGACATTACGGTGTACTGGTGGATTTTTTTCATCGCGCCTAAAATTTCGGGGGGGGCGGCAACGTAGCCCAGTCGCCAGCCGGTCATGGCATAGGCCTTGGAAAAACCGCCCAGCAAAATGGTGCGTTCCCACATTTCCGGCAGCGAGGCAAAACAGACATGCTCAATGTTGTACACCAGCCGGTCGTAGATTTCATCAGAAATAACCAAAATGTCGTGCGCCTGGGCCACGCGAGCAATGGCCTCCAGGGTGGGCCGTTCCAGCACCGCGCCGGTGGGATTATTGGGATAGCCAATGAGCAGAGCTTTAGTATGGCGGGTAATGGCGGATTCAACTTCTTCCGCCGTTACCTGAAAATTATTTTCAACGCGGGTGGCAATAGGCACCGGCATGCCCCCGGCCAAACTTACCTCGGCGGCATAAGACACAAAACAGGGTTGGGGCACAATCACTTCATCGCCGGGATTGAGAATGGCGGTGAGGGCCAGGTACATGGCTTCGGATACGCCAATGGTAATGAGTAATTCCAGGGCGGGGTCGTATTCAACGCCGTAAAGTTTTTGCAAATGTTTTGAGATGGCGGCGCGTAGTTCAATAGTGCCGTTATTGGAAGTATAGTGCGTGTGTCCCGCCCGCAGCGAGGCAATGCCAGCTTCAATAATGGCTTCAGGCGTCACAAAATCCGGCTCGCCAATGCCCAATGAAATCACGTCGTCCATGGTGGCCGCAATATCAAAAAAGCGGCGGATACCGGAGGGGGGAACTTGTTGGACGCGATTTGAAATGAATGAGCGCATAGAGTGAATCCTTATCAATCAAACATGAGCGGCGTATACGGCATGTCAAACGCCTCGGCCACGGCCTGGTAGGTAATGTTACCTTGATAAACGTTGACGCCTTTGGCCAGGGCCTGATCCGTTTTAACTGCCTCTTTAAATCCCAGGTTGGCCAGTTTGAGCACATAGGGCAGGGTGGCATTCGATAGGCCGTGCGTGCTGGTGCGCGGCACAGCGCCCGGCATATTGGCTACACAATAATGGACCACCCCGTCAACCAGAAAAACGGGCCGGGAGTGGGTGGTGGAATGGCTGGTTTCCACACAACCGCCCTGGTCTACGGCCACGTCCACAATCACACTGCCCGGCTTCATCAGGGCCACCATGTCGCGGGTCACCACCTTGGGGGCTTTGGCCCCTTTGACCAACACGGCCCCAATCACCAGGTCGGCCCGGCGCACGGCCCGGCCCACGTTCAAGGGATTGGCCACCCAGGTGACAAAATTGCCGTGCAATAATTCGCTGAGCGTACGCAGGCACTCCAAATTAATGTCCATCATCGTTACGCTGGCCCCCATGCCTAGCGCCACCTGGGCCGCGTGCGTCCCTAACCACGCCGCCGCCCAAAATGATCACGTTGGCCGGCCGCACCCCCGGAATACCACCCAGCAATTTGCCGCGCCCGCCTTCATGGCGTTCCAGGTACTGCGCCCCCACCTGCACCGACATCCGCCCGGCCACTTCGCTCATGGGCGTGAGCAGGGGCAGCGCGCCGCTGGGCAATTCTACCGTTTCATAGGCAATGCCCGTAACTCCGCTCTGGGCCAGCGCGCGGGTCAGTTCTTCACCGGCCGCCAAGTGGAGGTAGGTGAAAAGCAACAAGTCGGGGCGTAGATATTTATACTCATCAGGCAGCGGTTCCTTGACTTTTACCACCAAATTGGCCCGATTCCAGACCTCCGCGGCGGGGGCAAGCTTGGCCCCGGCCTCCTGAAAATCCTCATCAGGAAAGAAACTGCCCTCCCCGGCCCCAGCCTCAACCAGAACCGTATGGCCAGCCTCAACCAATTGATGCACTCCGCCGGGCGTCATGGATACCCGGTATTCGTTGTCTTTGATTTCTTTTGGTATGCCAACGATCATCTTTGATCTCCCTGGGAAATAACAAATGGGGGTAGTGGTTAAATGGTGACTGATGGAGTCGCAAAGCTAGCTTTGTGACTCCACCGCCATCAGTTAATATGTAACCATTACCCAAATGGGCAAGACTGACGGACTTGTTTATAAAAAACTGATTTGCGCCGAGTCGCCCAGATTTAGCTGGCGATAACGGCCAATCAGGTCAACCTTGCGGCCAATGAGCGACTCCTGGAGCATCGCGTCTTTGATGTAGGTTTCTTCATCCACAATCGAATCGCGGATAATGCTATCTTCAATTTCGCATTTGGCCGCAACGGTCACGTAGGGGCCAATGATAGAATTTTTTATTTTGACCGACGGGTCAATATGCACCGGCGGCAAAATGATCGAGTTGAGACTGGTTACCTCGCGGCTGTTATCCATATTGTGTTCCAACAAGTAACGATTTGTTTCTAACACGGTTTCCGGTTTGCCGCAATCCAGCCATACCTGGACCGGTTCGGGTTTTAGCACTGCCCCGTCGTCAATCATCAGTTGTAAGGCATCGGCCAGGTAAAACTCGCCTTTGGTTTGCATATTTTTGTCCATCAGTGTTTTAATGGCCGCCATCAACCGTTGAATCTCTTTAACATAATAAAGCCCTATCACGGCCAGATTATCTTTCATACTGCTGGGCTTTTCAATGAGGCGGGTGATATGGCCGGCTTCGTTGACCAGCGTTACGCCAAAGCGGCGCGGATCGGGCACTTCTTTAACGTAAATGACGCCGTCGCCGGTTTCACTCGACAGGCGGCTCAAATTCGCCTCAAACAGGGTGTCCACAAACAGGATAATCGTTGGCCCTTCAAGCAAATCTTTGGCCAGGTAGATGGCATGCGCCTGGCCTAATAGCTCCTTTTGTTCAACATAGTGGGTTTTGAAATCATAATATTCATCCACATAAGCCTGAACCTGGTTGCCCAGGTAGCCCACCACAAAAACAATCTCGTCAATGGCCAAATCCTGGAGCTTATCCAGGATATGGCCCAGCACCGGTTTGCCGGCCACGTTGATCAGAGGTTTGGGCCGGGTATAAGTATGCGGGCGCAGGCGAGTGCCAAACCCGGCCAGGGGGATGATGACGTTCATTGCGGGTGTCTCCTCTCATTGGTGGGGGGGTATTATTTTAGGAAATCATACAGTTCATTGGGACTGGTGATCAAGATACCATAAGCCTGGTTCATTAGTTGGGCCATTTCTTGCAAAATCTTGACAATCTCCACCCGCGACGCTTTAATTTGATTCTGTAAATACACGTCAGCTTTGCCCGCTTCCCCTTTGAACGCTTCCTGGTCGAGCAGGATTTTCAAATTCTTAAGGTAGGTATCAATCCGCTTAAAGCCGGACTCTATTTGCCCTTCCCAGATTTGCAGATCAAAATCATCAAGGGTACTTGGCAGTTGATTGGTGGCGTTGGTTTGTTGCGCCGTTTCTGGAATCGGCGTCGAAACAGCCTGGGTGCGGGCAGCCTCGCCCCGCCGAATTTTGAGAAAGAGGTCCGAGGCGCTGAAGAGCCATTTTAACTCTTTGTTGACCAAATCCTGGGTTTCTACATCCAGGCCAAAGGTAGTGACGACACTGGAAATAATCGCGCCGCCTAACGCCATTGGGCTAACCGTAGGCTTTTTCTTCAGGCCAATCAACTTGCCGGGGGCGGGTGTAACCGTTTCGGCCTGGGGAAGGGGCGGAATAGGGGACTCTGTGGCCACTTCCTTGCCCTTGGCCGCCTCATCCATCGTCGCCCCGCCGATGAGTCGCTTAATCACATCGGCCAACTGGTCAAAATTTTCCGGAGAGGCGGTTTCTTTAAAATCAATCCATTGGATTCCGGCCAGGGCATATTCAAAGGCTACGGGGATCTCGGTTTGGCGCCACAGCAAAGGAATAATACGCTTGCCGTGGCTTTCGGCCAGGTCCACCTCTTTGCGGATATTAACCGATTCCACCGCGTCGGGCGATAAGACCAGCACAAACACTTTACAATCCCGAATCCCCTCGGCAATGGACGTTCGCCAATGGTCGGCCACCTCAATACTTTCCCGGTCAAACCAGGCCGAGAGGCCCCGCTTGGTCAACTCCTGGTGTAACTGTTGCACAAACTCGGAATCTTTACGGCGATAACTGATAAAAACATCATTGTCTGCCATTATCAATCTCCTTACGCTGAAGCATCAGATAGGTCAACGCTATTTTAACATAAGTCAATCGAGACAACAATTAATTCTTTCATCAACGGGCGAGGGTTTCATTGTAGTTGAGAGTAAAAAAAGGAGCAAGCCGGTTCAAGAGACGTGATTTTGCTCTTCGACCCTCGTCATGATATAATCTTTTAGTTGGCAAGTTTGCTTTAACCCGTTATCTTTGCCGGGTTCAAAGTAAAGGTATAAAAATAACATTCTATCACGACATCTAGAGGCTTGGGCCTGGCGACAAGCGCCGGCGCATCGCCCGACAGATAAGGAGTAAAGTATTCGATGTCTCTTTCAACAGAAGAAAAACAGGAAATAATCCAAGAATTTCAAATCAATGAAAAAGATACGGGGTCGTCTATGGTGCAAATTGCGCTGTTGACCACCCGCATTAATCAACTTCAGGAACACCTGCGGGTTCACAAACACGATAACAACTCTCGCCGGGGTTTGCTAAAGTTGGTGGGCCAACGCCGGCGCCATCAAGAATATCTCAAACATAAAGACCCCGCTCAATACCAATCCGTCATCGAGCGACTCGGCCTGCGTAAATAAGACCAACCAATATGTCAATTGAATGTTGATAAATATGCAAACGAGTAGAGGCAGTGGTCGCCTACTCGTTTGTTTTATAATTATAATTTAAGAAAGGATTTGATTAACTCATAAGCGCTCTCCATGGAGACCAGGTATTGGCGAAAGCCACGCAGTCAATGAACCACGTTCATTGGTTATGTGTTTTTCTCCAGTTCCTGACCTCCGGGAGAGTTAAACTCAAGGAGGTTATATAACCAATGTTAAAATCACAAGCTCAACGTTTTGTTGCCAAACTGGGCAACGATGAAATTATTTTTGAAACCGGCATGCTGGCCGGTCAGGCCGGCGGCGCAGTCGTCGTCCGTTCGGGCGATAGCATTTTGCTAACGGCAGCCACCGCTTCCAAAAACGCCCGCGAAGGCATAGACTTTTTCCCCCTCAGCGTAGAATTTGAGGAAAAATTATACGCCGCCGGGCGTATCCCCGGCAGTTTCTTCAGGCGCGAAGGACGTCCCAGTGAAGAGGCCATTCTAACGTGCCGGTTGACCGACCGCCCGCTACGGCCCCTTTTTGATAACAACTGCCGTAACGAAGTCCAGATCGTTATCACCGCCCTTTCCTCTGACGGTGAAAAACACCTGGATATCTTAGCCATCAACAGCGCCAGCGCGGCCCTGATGATCTCCGATATTCCCTGGCCCGGCCCGGTAGGGGCCATACGGATTGGCCTGAAAGACGGCCAATTTTTAACCAACCCCTCCACCGGCGAAATGGCCGGCAGCGAACTTGACCTGCGCGTGGCCGGCACGGCAGACGCCATTTTAATGGTTGAGGCCGGGGCCAACGAAGTTTCCGAAGAAACCATGCTGGAGGCGCTGCGTTTGGCCCACGCCGAAATTCAAGATGTTATTCGCGTGCAAAAAGAAATGCAGGCCCAGGTAGGCAAACCCAAACGCGAATTGATCACGGCCGAGCCGCCTGCCGAAACTGTGCAAAAAGTAATGGCCTGGCTGGAGGGGGGCAAGATAGAAACGGCCCTGAACGTGCAAGGCGACAAAGAAGAACGCGAGGCCGCCATAAACGCCGTGCGCGACGAGCTGGCGGCCCATTTTGAGGCCGACGAAACCGTAGACAGCAAAGACGTGCATGCCGTTTACAGCAATGCGCTTAAAAAAGTGGTGCGCGCGCGTATTTTAAATCAATCTCTGCGGCCCGACGGCCGCGATACCAAAACGGTTCGGCCCATCTGGTGCGATGTAGGCATTTTGCCCCGCACGCATGGCTCCGGCCTCTTTACCCGGGGCGAAACCCAGGTTTTAACCATTACCACCCTGGGCACGCCGCGCGACGAGCAACGGCTGGACACCCTGGGGCCTAAAGAATTTAAGCGATACATCCATCACTATAATTTCCCCCCGTTCTCTACCGGCGAAACAGGCCGCATGGGGTCGCCCGGCCGGCGAGAAATTGGGCACGGCGCTCTGGCCGAACGCGCTTTACTGCCCATGCTGCCCGAGGCCGATGTATTCCCTTACACCCTGCGCCTGGTATCGGAAGTATTGAGTTCCAACGGCTCTTCCTCTATGGCCAGCGTGTGCGGCAGCACCCTGAGCCTGATGGACGCGGGCGTGCCTATCAAAGCGCCTGTGGCCGGCGTGGCCATGGGCCTGGTGCAGGAGAACGACCAATTTGTGGTGTTAACCGACATCCAGGGCATAGAAGACGCCCTGGGGGATATGGACTTTAAAGTGGCCGGCACGAGCCAGGGCATTACGGCCCTGCAAATGGATATAAAAACAACCGGCCTGCGCTGGGACATTATGGAACAGGCCCTGGCCCAGGCCAAAGAAGGCCGGTTCCATATTCTGGGGGAAATGAGCCAAACCCTGGCCGAACCGCGCGACAGCCTCTCGCTTTACGCGCCCACCATTGAAACCATGCACGTTGACCCCGATAAAATCGGCAAGATAATTGGCCCCGGCGGCAAAGTCATTCGCGCCATCCAGGAAGAACTGGAGGTAAAAATTGACATTGAAGATGACGGCACCGTGTACATTGCCGCTTCTAACCGCGAGGCCGGGGAACTGGCTGTTGCCCGCATTGAGGCGCTGACCGAAGAAGCCGAGATTGGCAAAATCTACACCGGCAAAGTGGTCCGCACCGCCGGTTTTGGCGCGTTTGTGGAAATTTTGCCCGGCG includes these proteins:
- a CDS encoding NTP transferase domain-containing protein; the protein is MNVIIPLAGFGTRLRPHTYTRPKPLINVAGKPVLGHILDKLQDLAIDEIVFVVGYLGNQVQAYVDEYYDFKTHYVEQKELLGQAHAIYLAKDLLEGPTIILFVDTLFEANLSRLSSETGDGVIYVKEVPDPRRFGVTLVNEAGHITRLIEKPSSMKDNLAVIGLYYVKEIQRLMAAIKTLMDKNMQTKGEFYLADALQLMIDDGAVLKPEPVQVWLDCGKPETVLETNRYLLEHNMDNSREVTSLNSIILPPVHIDPSVKIKNSIIGPYVTVAAKCEIEDSIIRDSIVDEETYIKDAMLQESLIGRKVDLIGRYRQLNLGDSAQISFL
- a CDS encoding toll/interleukin-1 receptor domain-containing protein, which encodes MADNDVFISYRRKDSEFVQQLHQELTKRGLSAWFDRESIEVADHWRTSIAEGIRDCKVFVLVLSPDAVESVNIRKEVDLAESHGKRIIPLLWRQTEIPVAFEYALAGIQWIDFKETASPENFDQLADVIKRLIGGATMDEAAKGKEVATESPIPPLPQAETVTPAPGKLIGLKKKPTVSPMALGGAIISSVVTTFGLDVETQDLVNKELKWLFSASDLFLKIRRGEAARTQAVSTPIPETAQQTNATNQLPSTLDDFDLQIWEGQIESGFKRIDTYLKNLKILLDQEAFKGEAGKADVYLQNQIKASRVEIVKILQEMAQLMNQAYGILITSPNELYDFLK
- a CDS encoding aminotransferase class I/II-fold pyridoxal phosphate-dependent enzyme, which translates into the protein MRSFISNRVQQVPPSGIRRFFDIAATMDDVISLGIGEPDFVTPEAIIEAGIASLRAGHTHYTSNNGTIELRAAISKHLQKLYGVEYDPALELLITIGVSEAMYLALTAILNPGDEVIVPQPCFVSYAAEVSLAGGMPVPIATRVENNFQVTAEEVESAITRHTKALLIGYPNNPTGAVLERPTLEAIARVAQAHDILVISDEIYDRLVYNIEHVCFASLPEMWERTILLGGFSKAYAMTGWRLGYVAAPPEILGAMKKIHQYTVMSAPTMAQDAAMVALEQGEEAIEEMRQRYDRRRRLIVDGLNSIGLKCFEPRGAFYAFPSVRGSGMDDAEFAERLLDEERVAVIPGRAFGIGGAGYVRCSYATSYEKIEKALERMANFVRKFG
- the pnp gene encoding polyribonucleotide nucleotidyltransferase, whose translation is MLKSQAQRFVAKLGNDEIIFETGMLAGQAGGAVVVRSGDSILLTAATASKNAREGIDFFPLSVEFEEKLYAAGRIPGSFFRREGRPSEEAILTCRLTDRPLRPLFDNNCRNEVQIVITALSSDGEKHLDILAINSASAALMISDIPWPGPVGAIRIGLKDGQFLTNPSTGEMAGSELDLRVAGTADAILMVEAGANEVSEETMLEALRLAHAEIQDVIRVQKEMQAQVGKPKRELITAEPPAETVQKVMAWLEGGKIETALNVQGDKEEREAAINAVRDELAAHFEADETVDSKDVHAVYSNALKKVVRARILNQSLRPDGRDTKTVRPIWCDVGILPRTHGSGLFTRGETQVLTITTLGTPRDEQRLDTLGPKEFKRYIHHYNFPPFSTGETGRMGSPGRREIGHGALAERALLPMLPEADVFPYTLRLVSEVLSSNGSSSMASVCGSTLSLMDAGVPIKAPVAGVAMGLVQENDQFVVLTDIQGIEDALGDMDFKVAGTSQGITALQMDIKTTGLRWDIMEQALAQAKEGRFHILGEMSQTLAEPRDSLSLYAPTIETMHVDPDKIGKIIGPGGKVIRAIQEELEVKIDIEDDGTVYIAASNREAGELAVARIEALTEEAEIGKIYTGKVVRTAGFGAFVEILPGVDGLVPISQLADYRVPSVEDVVQLGDEIMVMVTDIDGEGKIRLSRQAVLEGWSLEEARQNDRRPSGQRSGGGSRDRRGGGGGDKNRRGGGSGQRRRY
- the rpsO gene encoding 30S ribosomal protein S15, producing the protein MSLSTEEKQEIIQEFQINEKDTGSSMVQIALLTTRINQLQEHLRVHKHDNNSRRGLLKLVGQRRRHQEYLKHKDPAQYQSVIERLGLRK
- a CDS encoding fused MFS/spermidine synthase — encoded protein: MSSTNTSPTPPGVSASASSVSSLPACLWQPNLIVFISSACIMILELVAGRIVAPYVGVSLYTWTTIIGIVLAGISLGNYGGGRLADRWASLPFLGGIFLVAGLSCFGVLLADQWSDLLLGQSIIINILVLTTVLFFLPCVILGTVSPIVAKLAVRDLSKTGSVVGKIYAFGALGSIVGTFATGFVLISWFGTYPIVWGVAVLLLVMGLLLGWGNRWRLFLIALLMIAAGSALLFNQGGVGSPCTRETNYFCIKVQEEKRDNETVRVLILDRLVHSYTSLDNPTKLVYSYEKMYAEITAYQAQHHTPLRALFIGGGGYTFPRYMEALYPDSRLDVIEIDPGVTQIAHDLLGLSRETNIVTYNQDARLFLAKKPTPTYYLIMGDAFNDFSVPYHLTTQEFNQNVRGWLADGGLYVVNIIDGVQGNFLRAYTHTLRQTFAYVYLAPTLRAWRESPRCTYVLIAGDTPLNLATLKNIDAGDGEALLARQMLAAPELEAVLNAGRVVKLTDEYAPVDQLLAPVVRGEEN